Proteins from one Sylvia atricapilla isolate bSylAtr1 chromosome 1, bSylAtr1.pri, whole genome shotgun sequence genomic window:
- the IRX4 gene encoding iroquois-class homeodomain protein IRX-4 has product MSYPQFGYPYSSAPQFLMSTNSLTTCCESSSRTLAETGAAASAQTPVYCPVYESRLLATARHELNSAAALGVYGGPYAGPQGYGNYVTYGTEAPPFYSLNSLDAKDGSGSAHAGIAPAAAYYPYDHTLSQYQYDRYGTMDGGTRRKNATRETTSTLKAWLQEHRKNPYPTKGEKIMLAIITKMTLTQVSTWFANARRRLKKENKMTWPPRNKCSDEKRPYEEEEEEEEEGSQEEAMKSGKAEEPTGKDEKELELSDLEDLDAAESESSECELRRPFPHPLPHPHPLPLPGGSHPPRAAELPAKMPPPAAAGEEEEEAAAERARSCLKTAAEECGPDPLGARQRGCESKMCFQQGQQLLEAKPRIWSLAHTATSLNQAEYPSCMLKRPGGSAAAAAPAPVSVIDRHQDSPVTNLRNWVDGVFHDPLFRHSTLNQALSNTTVSWATTKGAILETGALGRAVGNGANVLKGQLSNLAHHDSNKEFLAFPKSGSKMFCS; this is encoded by the exons ATGTCCTATCCTCAGTTTGGCTACCCTTACTCCTCTGCACCCCAG TTCCTGATGAGCACCAACTCCCTGACGACCTGCTGCGAGTCCAGCAGCCGGACGCTGGCTGAGACGGGGGCGGCCGCCTCCGCCCAGACGCCCGTGTACTGCCCGGTGTACGAGAGCCGCCTGCTCGCCACCGCCCGACACGAGCTCAACTCCGCCGCCGCCCTGGGGGTCTACGGCGGACCCTACGCCGGGCCCCAGGGCTATGGAAACTACGTGACCTACGGTACCGAGGCTCCCCCCTTCTACTCCTTG AACAGTTTGGATGCGAAGGACGGGAGCGGCTCTGCGCATGCGGGCATCGCCCCGGCGGCTGCCTACTACCCCTACGATCACACCCTCAGCCAGTACCAGTACGACAG gtaCGGGACGATGGACGGCGGGACACGGAGAAAAAACGCCACACGAGAGACGACCAGCACGCTGAaggcctggctgcaggagcaccgCAAGAACCCCTACCCCACCAAGGGCGAGAAGATCATGCTGGCCATCATCACCAAGATGACCCTCACCCAGGTCTCCACCTGGTTCGCCAACGCCCGCCGGCGGCTCAAGAAGGAGAACAAGATGACCTGGCCCCCGCGGAACAAGTGCTCTGACGAGAAGCGGCCCtacgaggaagaggaggaggaggaggaggagggttcGCAGGAAGAGGCGATGAAGAGCGGGAAAGCCGAGG AACCCACGGGCAAGGAcgagaaggagctggagctcagcGACCTGGAGGACTTGGACGCCGCCGAGTCGGAGAGCTCGGAGTGCGAGCTGAGGCGGCCCTTCCCGCACCCTCTCCCGCATCCGCacccgctcccgctcccgggCGGCAGCCACCCGCCGCGGGCCGCGGAGCTCCCCGCCAAGatgccgccgcccgccgccgccggggaggaggaggaggaggcggcggcggagcgggcgCGGAGCTGCCTGAAGACGGCGGCGGAGGAGTGCGGGCCCGACCCGCTGGGCGCTCGGCAGCGCGGCTGCGAGTCCAAGATGTGCTTccagcaggggcagcagctgctggaggcgAAGCCCAGGATTTGGTCCCTGGCGCACACCGCCACCTCCCTCAACCAGGCCGAGTACCCCTCCTGCATGCTGAAACGGCCGGGGGgctcggccgccgccgccgctcccgccccggtCAGCGTCATCGACAGGCACCAGGATTCGCCGGTCACCAACCTCAGGAACTGGGTGGACGGGGTGTTTCACGACCCCCTGTTCAGGCACAGTACTTTAAACCAAGCCCTGAGCAACACAACAGTTTCCTGGGCTACCACCAAAGGAGCCATTCTGGAAACGGGCGCCTTGGGACGCGCGGTGGGGAACGGCGCCAACGTGCTCAAGGGGCAGCTCTCAAACCTGGCCCACCATGACTCAAACAAAGAGTTTCTGGCGTTTCCCAAATCAGgaagcaaaatgttttgttcCTAA